The following proteins come from a genomic window of Gossypium raimondii isolate GPD5lz chromosome 5, ASM2569854v1, whole genome shotgun sequence:
- the LOC128032007 gene encoding CRS2-associated factor 2, mitochondrial-like — translation MPLMLWKPYAPIYPKLVKNIADGLTFEETKEMRNRGLHSPALMKFTRNGVYVNVVARAREAFETEEVIRLDCTHVGTSDCKRIGVKLRDLAPCVPILFKDEQIILWRGKRDQERNSDISDVNKKSSGT, via the exons ATGCCTCTTATGCTATGGAAGCCTTATGCTCCTATATATCCGAAGCTTGTGAAAAACATTGCTGATGGCCTGACGTTTGAAGAAACCAAGGAAATGAGAAATAGAGGACTCCACTCTCCTGCTCTTATGAAATTCA CGAGGAATGGAGTGTATGTAAACGTAGTGGCCAGGGCCCGGGAGGCATTCGAGACTGAGGAGGTGATTAGACTAGACTGCACCCATGTTGGTACGAGTGACTGCAAAAGGATCGGTGTAAAGCTAAGG GACTTGGCTCCTTGCGTACCTATTTTGTTCAAGGATGAACAAATTATACTCTGGAGGGGAAAGAGAGATCAGGAACGAAACTCTGACATTTCTGATGTCAACAAGAAATCTTCGGGTACTTAG
- the LOC128041154 gene encoding LRR receptor-like serine/threonine-protein kinase EFR, with product MEIFSLKNQWINLLFIIRFTLLSMSSKPATLALRSNENDMLALLSLKDQLVGDSHGVLTSWNASFHCCQWQGVQCGRRHQRVVSLNMSGLSLAGFISPAIGNLTFLREVDFSYNKLQGTIPREIGHLKRLVYLSLNFNHLNGEILEELSNCSNLQEIAFTDNNITGEIPVSLGDMKNLINLHLAGNLLIGGIPASLGNISTLKVLSLQDNKLKGTIPSSLGKLSNLEYMYIGGNKLSGSVPPVHNFSSLLVLDAAENQLSGNLPPEIGCTCPNLEGIFIALNQLTGEIPRSISNISSLELFDIALNGFTGSVPENMGNLRNLLVLNIPGNYLGSGKPGDLSFLSYLSNCSRLQSLGINYNHLYGVIPDSIANFSICLEELLMGDNQIIGRIPQGIGNLINLDLMEMKGTFIAGEIPFPLKSSKS from the coding sequence ATGGAGATATTCAGCTTGAAAAACCAATGGATAAATCTTCTTTTCATTATTAGATTTACCCTGCTGTCAATGTCCTCCAAGCCTGCTACGTTGGCATTGAGAAGCAACGAAAACGACATGCTAGCTTTGCTTTCTTTGAAGGATCAGCTTGTTGGGGATTCTCATGGAGTTTTAACTTCATGGAACGCTTCCTTCCATTGCTGTCAATGGCAAGGTGTTCAATGTGGTCGTCGGCACCAAAGGGTAGTTTCATTGAACATGAGTGGCTTGTCATTAGCCGGCTTTATATCTCCGGCTATTGGAAACTTAACCTTCCTTAGAGAAGTTGACTTCTCTTATAACAAATTGCAAGGAACCATCCCAAGGGAAATTGGCCACTTGAAACGACTCGTTTATTTAAGTCTGAACTTCAATCATCTCAATGGTGAAATCCTTGAAGAGCTCAGCAATTGTTCTAATCTCCAAGAGATTGCCTTCACTGACAATAACATTACCGGAGAAATCCCAGTGTCCTTGGGTGATATGAAGAATCTCATCAATCTTCATCTTGCTGGCAATCTTTTAATTGGAGGTATTCCAGCTTCCCTAGGAAACATTTCCACCTTGAAAGTCCTATCACTTCAAGATAATAAGTTGAAGGGAACTATACCCAGTTCTCTAGGCAAATTATCCAACTTGGAATACATGTATATTGGTGGAAATAAGCTGTCCGGATCAGTTCCTCCAGTGCACAACTTTTCATCTTTGCTAGTTCTTGATGCAGCTGAAAACCAATTATCTGGGAATCTTCCGCCAGAAATAGGCTGTACTTGTCCAAATCTGGAAGGGATTTTTATTGCCCTTAATCAGCTTACTGGAGAAATTCCAAGGTCAATATCCAACATATCTAGCCTGGAACTATTTGACATCGCCTTAAATGGTTTCACTGGATCAGTTCCTGAGAATATGGGAAACCTGAGGAATCTTCTAGTGTTAAACATTCCAGGCAATTACCTTGGAAGTGGGAAACCAGGAGACTTGAGCTTTCTCTCATATTTAAGCAACTGCAGCCGATTGCAATCTTTGGGTATAAATTACAATCACCTTTATGGAGTGATTCCAGATTCCATAGCCAATTTTTCAATCTGCCTTGAAGAGCTTTTGATGGGAGACAATCAGATCATCGGACGTATTCCTCAAGGAATTGGCAATCTCATTAACTTGGATCTTATGGAAATGAAGGGAACTTTCATTGCTGGTGAAATTCCATTTCCATTGAAATCTTCAAAATCTTGA
- the LOC128041181 gene encoding probable LRR receptor-like serine/threonine-protein kinase At3g47570, giving the protein MPSSLFDNGCLRLSYKQLLECTHGFASANLIGTGSFGSVYKGVLYQHEKPLAVKVLNLRNHGAARSFIAECEALRKIRHRNLLKIITSCSSIDYQGNEFKALVFEFMPNGSLESWLHEQHDQSRYLNFAQRLDIAIDMANAIDYLHHGCETMVVHCDLKPSNVLLDDDMVAHVADFGMAKLLSTVTSNIGSDQTSSSVIKGTIGYVAPEYGMSGSVSPEGDIYSYGIMLLEMITGRRPTCDLFHDGLSLHNFCKMALQEGLKEIFDVRLVEEIGVNWKRIRNKPNMEAEIWECFVSFTKIGVACSTEVATDRLRIRDAIIELHATKARLLRTGFYGRDNR; this is encoded by the exons ATGCCATCATCTTTGTTCGACAATGGCTGCTTGCGTTTATCCTACAAACAGCTTCTTGAATGCACCCATGGTTTTGCTTCCGCCAACTTGATTGGAACTGGAAGTTTTGGCTCTGTATATAAAGGAGTTCTTTATCAACATGAAAAGCCTCTTGCTGTCAAGGTACTTAACCTTCGAAACCATGGGGCCGCAAGAAGTTTCATTGCAGAATGCGAGGCTTTAAGGAAAATTCGACATCGgaatcttctcaaaattataacTTCTTGCTCAAGCATTGATTATCAAGGCAATGAATTCAAGGCTTTAGTTTTTGAATTCATGCCTAATGGGAGTTTAGAAAGCTGGTTACATGAGCAACATGATCAGTCAAGGTATTTGAACTTTGCTCAAAGGTTAGACATTGCTATTGACATGGCCAATGCTATAGATTATCTTCATCATGGTTGTGAGACGATGGTTGTTCATTGCGATCTGAAGCCTTCCAACGTCCTTCTTGACGATGATATGGTTGCACACGTCGCCGATTTTGGAATGGCAAAGCTCTTGTCTACCGTCACAAGCAATATTGGAAGCGATCAAACAAGTTCCTCAGTGATCAAGGGAACAATTGGCTACGTTGCCCCAG AATATGGTATGAGTGGATCAGTCTCTCCAGAAGGTGATATCTACAGCTACGGCATTATGCTTTTAGAAATGATAACCGGAAGGAGACCGACATGTGATTTGTTTCATGATGGCTTAAGCCTTCATAATTTCTGCAAAATGGCACTACAAGAAGGCTTGAAGGAGATTTTTGATGTTCGTTTAGTTGAAGAAATTGGTGTAAACTGGAAGAGAATAAGAAATAAGCCAAACATGGAAGCTGAGATATGGGAATGCTTTGTTTCTTTCACTAAAATTGGAGTTGCATGCTCCACTGAAGTGGCTACTGATAGATTGAGAATTAGAGATGCCATCATTGAACTTCATGCAACCAAAGCAAGGTTGCTTCGAACCGGGTTTTATGGAAGGGACAATAGATAG
- the LOC128041155 gene encoding putative receptor-like protein kinase At3g47110, giving the protein MYIGANKLSGSVPPVHNFSSLLVLDAAENQLSGNLPPEIGCTCPNLEAIFIALNQLTGEIPRSISNISSLELFDIALNGFTGSVPENMGNLRNLLVLNIPGNYLGSGKPGDLSFLSSLSNCSRLQSLAINYNHLYGVIPDFVANFSIWLEELFMGDNQIIGRIPQGIGNLINLDLVEMKGTFISGEIPISIGNLQNLEGLYLGFNHLSGKIPSSIGNLSRLSDLDLSNNKFAGAIPLSLKQCTNLQKLDLSTNNLNGSTPYQLFGAFERLIYLNLSHNSFTGSLPSDMRNMKNLVEFYVHNNNFHGEIPLTLVESLELTTLFMQKNSFHGTIPQSFASLRALENIDLSNNNLSGTIPPELQKLPFLVRLNLSFTQLEGAVPKKGVFKNATGFSFFGNKKLCGGIPKLQFPKCFSEKPKEKGKVLSTKTIIAIIISILLGSILVVLLVYHSLRHKARRGTFMPSSLFDNGCLRLSYKQLLECTHGFASSNLIGTGSFGSVYKGVIYQHEKPVAVKVLNLRNHGAARSFIAECKALRKIRHRNLLKIITSCSSIDYQGNEFKALVFEFMPNGSLESWLHEQHDQSRYLNFGQRLDIAIDMANAIDYLHHGCETMIVHCDLKPSNVLLDDDMVAHVADFGLAKLLSTVTSNIGSDQTSSSVIKGTIGYVAPEYGMSGSFSPECDIYGYGIMLLEMITGRRPTCDLFHDGLSLHNFCKMALQEGLKEIFNVRLVEEIGVNRKRIRNKPNMEAEIWECFVSFTKIGVSCSTEVATDRLRIRDAIIELH; this is encoded by the exons ATGTATATTGGTGCAAATAAGCTGTCCGGATCAGTTCCTCCAGTGCACAACTTTTCATCTTTGCTAGTTCTTGATGCAGCTGAAAACCAATTATCTGGGAATCTTCCGCCAGAAATAGGCTGTACTTGTCCAAATCTGGAAGCGATTTTTATTGCCCTTAATCAGCTTACTGGAGAAATTCCAAGGTCAATATCCAACATATCTAGCCTGGAACTATTTGACATCGCCTTAAATGGTTTCACTGGATCAGTTCCTGAGAATATGGGAAACCTGAGGAATCTTCTAGTGTTAAACATTCCAGGCAATTACCTTGGAAGTGGGAAACCAGGAGACTTGAGCTTTCTCTCATCTTTAAGCAACTGCAGCCGATTGCAATCTTTGGCTATAAATTACAATCACCTTTATGGGGTGATTCCAGATTTTGTAGCCAATTTTTCAATCTGGCTTGAAGAGCTTTTTATGGGAGACAATCAGATCATCGGACGCATTCCTCAAGGAATTGGCAATCTCATTAACCTGGATCTTGTGGAAATGAAAGGAACTTTCATTTCTGGTGAAATTCCCATTTCcattggaaatcttcaaaatctTGAAGGATTGTACCTCGGTTTTAATCATTTGTCAGGTAAAATCCCATCCTCCATTGGTAATCTCTCTCGGCTATCCGATCTAGACTTATCCAATAACAAATTCGCTGGAGCAATTCCTTTATCCCTCAAGCAATGCACAAATTTGCAAAAACTAGATCTTTCCACTAACAACCTTAATGGTAGTACCCCATATCAATTATTTGGTGCTTTTGAAAGACTGATTTATCTTAATTTGTCTCACAACTCTTTCACTGGTTCCCTTCCATCAGATATGAGAAACATGAAGAATCTTGTCGAGTTTTACGTTCATAATAACAATTTCCATGGTGAAATTCCCCTGACACTTGTGGAGAGTTTAGAACTTACAACTCTCTTCATGCAAAAAAACTCATTCCATGGTACCATCCCTCAATCTTTTGCCTCCTTGAGAGCTCTTGAGAACATAGATCTTTCAAATAACAATTTGTCTGGCACCATACCACCTGAACTTCAAAAACTTCCTTTTCTAGTGAGATTAAACCTTTCTTTTACTCAACTAGAGGGTGCAGTGCCAAAAAAAGGAGTTTTCAAAAATGCCACTGGATTTTCTTTCTTCGGAAATAAAAAGCTTTGTGGGGGAATTCCAAAATTACAGTTTCCCAAGTGCTTCAGTGAGAAAccaaaggaaaagggaaaggtTTTATCTACCAAAACCATTATTGCTATTATCATCAGCATTCTTCTTGGCTCTATTTTGGTTGTTCTTCTTGTTTATCATTCCTTGAGACACAAGGCAAGAAGGGGAACATTTATGCCATCATCTTTGTTCGACAATGGCTGCTTGCGTTTATCCTACAAACAGCTTCTTGAATGCACCCATGGTTTTGCTTCCTCCAACTTGATTGGAACTGGAAGTTTTGGCTCTGTATATAAAGGAGTTATTTATCAACATGAAAAGCCTGTTGCTGTCAAGGTACTTAACCTTCGAAACCATGGGGCGGCAAGAAGTTTCATAGCAGAATGCAAGGCTTTAAGGAAAATTCGACATCGgaatcttctcaaaattataacTTCTTGCTCAAGCATTGATTATCAAGGCAATGAATTCAAGGCTTTAGTTTTTGAATTCATGCCTAATGGGAGTTTAGAAAGCTGGTTACATGAGCAACATGATCAGTCAaggtatttgaattttggtCAAAGGTTAGACATTGCTATTGACATGGCCAATGCTATAGATTATCTTCATCATGGTTGCGAGACGATGATTGTTCATTGCGATCTGAAGCCTTCCAATGTCCTTCTTGACGATGATATGGTTGCACACGTCGCTGATTTTGGATTGGCAAAGCTCTTGTCTACCGTCACAAGCAATATTGGAAGCGATCAAACAAGTTCCTCAGTAATCAAGGGAACAATTGGCTACGTTGCCCCAG AATATGGCATGAGTGGATCATTCTCTCCAGAATGTGATATCTATGGCTACGGTATTATGCTTTTAGAAATGATAACCGGAAGGAGACCGACATGTGATTTGTTTCATGATGGCTTAAGCCTTCATAATTTCTGCAAAATGGCACTACAAGAAGGCTTGAAGGAGATTTTTAATGTTCGTTTAGTTGAAGAAATTGGTGTAAACAGGAAGAGAATAAGAAATAAGCCAAACATGGAAGCTGAGATATGGGAATGCTTTGTTTCTTTCACTAAAATTGGAGTTTCATGCTCCACTGAAGTGGCTACTGACAGATTGAGAATTAGAGATGCCATCATTGAACTTCATTGA
- the LOC105767315 gene encoding probable LRR receptor-like serine/threonine-protein kinase At3g47570 — protein sequence MPSSLFDNGCLRLSYKQLLECTHGFASANLIGTGSFGSVYKGVLYQHEKPLAVKVLNLRNHGAARSFIAECEALRKIRHRNLLKIITSCSSIDYQGNEFKALVFEFMPNGSLESWLHEQHDQSRYLNFAQRLDIAIDMANAIDYLHHGCETMVVHCDLKPSNVLLDDDMVAHVADFGMAKLLSTVTSNIGSDQTSSSVIKGTIGYVAPEYGMSGSVSPEGDIYSYGIMLLEMITGRRPTCDLFHDGLSLHNFCKMALQEGLKEILMFV from the exons ATGCCATCATCTTTGTTCGACAATGGCTGCTTGCGTTTATCCTACAAACAGCTTCTTGAATGCACCCATGGTTTTGCTTCCGCCAACTTGATTGGAACTGGAAGTTTTGGCTCTGTATATAAAGGAGTTCTTTATCAACATGAAAAGCCTCTTGCTGTCAAGGTACTTAACCTTCGAAACCATGGGGCCGCAAGAAGTTTCATTGCAGAATGCGAGGCTTTAAGGAAAATTCGACATCGgaatcttctcaaaattataacTTCTTGCTCAAGCATTGATTATCAAGGCAATGAATTCAAGGCTTTAGTTTTTGAATTCATGCCTAATGGGAGTTTAGAAAGCTGGTTACATGAGCAACATGATCAGTCAAGGTATTTGAACTTTGCTCAAAGGTTAGACATTGCTATTGACATGGCCAATGCTATAGATTATCTTCATCATGGTTGTGAGACGATGGTTGTTCATTGCGATCTGAAGCCTTCCAACGTCCTTCTTGACGATGATATGGTTGCACACGTCGCCGATTTTGGAATGGCAAAGCTCTTGTCTACCGTCACAAGCAATATTGGAAGCGATCAAACAAGTTCCTCAGTGATCAAGGGAACAATTGGCTACGTTGCCCCAG AATATGGCATGAGTGGATCAGTCTCTCCAGAAGGTGATATCTACAGCTACGGCATTATGCTTTTAGAAATGATAACCGGAAGGAGACCGACATGTGATTTGTTTCATGATGGCTTAAGCCTTCATAATTTCTGCAAAATGGCACTACAAGAAGGCTTGAAGGAGATTTTGATGTTCGTTTAG